The following are encoded in a window of Gossypium raimondii isolate GPD5lz chromosome 13, ASM2569854v1, whole genome shotgun sequence genomic DNA:
- the LOC105783488 gene encoding xylulose 5-phosphate/phosphate translocator, chloroplastic gives MFTLNLIPSTPITFSKSTHQYFPIKRIQTPKNLAEAPVFLTKSTPLNFNKIHACPFGKIQALSTKTTHLGKILENPSRKAGSHVPKAAASSESNPEGEAESVEAAAAAKSKAKTLQLALVFGFWYFQNIVFNIYNKKALNVFPFPWLLASFQLFAGSIWMLVLWSLKLQPCPKITKPFIIALLGPALFHTIGHISACVSFSKVAVSFTHVIKSSEPVFSVVFSSFLGDTYPLKVWLSILPIVLGCSLAAITEVSFNFQGLWGALISNVGFVLRNIYSKRSLQNFKEVNGLNLYGWISIISLFYLFPVAVLVEGSQWVQGYQQAIQTVGKASTFYIWVLLSGIFYHLYNQSSYQALDEISPLTFSVGNTMKRVVVIVSTVLVFRNPVRPLNALGSGIAILGTFLYSQATAKKVSAPEKKS, from the coding sequence ATGTTTACTCTGAATCTCATACCATCCACTCCCATCACTTTCTCCAAATCCACTCATCAATACTTTCCCATAAAAAGGATCCAAACCCCAAAGAACTTGGCTGAGGCTCCTGTTTTTCTCACCAAATCCACACCTCTCAACTTCAACAAAATCCATGCCTGCCCTTTTGGCAAGATCCAAGCTTTAAGCACCAAAACTACCCATCTGGGGAAAATCCTTGAAAACCCATCTAGGAAAGCAGGATCCCATGTTCCCAAAGCAGCTGCATCATCTGAATCTAATCCTGAAGGAGAAGCTGAATCTGTTGAAGCAGCAGCAGCCGCTAAATCGAAGGCCAAGACTTTACAACTTGCACTTGTGTTCGGTTTTTGGTACTTTCAGAACATTGTCTTTAACATTTACAATAAAAAAGCATTGAATGTCTTCCCATTCCCTTGGCTGCTTGCTTCTTTTCAACTCTTTGCTGGTTCCATTTGGATGTTGGTTCTGTGGTCTTTAAAGTTGCAACCTTGTCCCAAAATCACAAAGCCTTTTATTATTGCTCTTCTTGGACCTGCATTGTTTCACACAATAGGCCACATTTCAGCTTGCGTTTCGTTTTCTAAAGTTGCTGTTTCCTTCACTCATGTTATCAAATCATCGGAGCCTGTGTTTTCGGTTGTTTTCTCTTCATTCCTTGGTGATACATACCCTTTGAAAGTCTGGCTTTCCATTCTCCCCATTGTTTTGGGATGTTCTCTAGCTGCTATAACTGAGGTTTCCTTCAATTTTCAAGGCTTGTGGGGTGCTTTGATTAGCAATGTGGGGTTTGTGTTAAGAAACATATATTCCAAGAGAAGTTTGCAAAACTTCAAAGAAGTGAATGGATTGAATCTTTATGGTTGGATCAGTATAATCTCTCTGTTTTATCTGTTTCCAGTGGCGGTTCTTGTTGAAGGGTCCCAATGGGTTCAAGGATATCAGCAAGCAATCCAAACAGTGGGGAAAGCCTCAACCTTTTACATATGGGTTTTGCTTTCTGGGATATTTTATCACCTATACAACCAATCATCTTATCAGGCACTTGATGAGATTAGCCCTTTGACATTTTCAGTTGGGAACACCATGAAGAGAGTTGTGGTTATAGTGTCAACTgttttggtgtttaggaatCCAGTGAGGCCTTTGAATGCACTTGGATCTGGGATTGCCATTCTTGGAACTTTCTTGTATTCTCAAGCAACAGCTAAGAAGGTCTCTGCTCCTGAAAAAAAAAGCTAA